From Pirellulales bacterium, the proteins below share one genomic window:
- the xerD gene encoding site-specific tyrosine recombinase XerD: MRRWIEMFLDYSRSECHLAVNTVAAYRRDLAKFAVWLGQRKVQDLNIRELADYPTHLNKMSLAPASVARHLVALKVFFRYLQLEGVLLDNLAELLGSQKLWQRVPQVLSPEMIDQLLMAPRVHDLLWRRDRALLELLYATGCRASEVSNLRTDDVHLSQGFCLARGKGDKERLVPLGRRAVLGVQEYLTHERPSLTTGASIPPRWLLLSRRGKRLRRERIWELVKRYALRVGAPDSIGPHTLRHSFATHLLAGGADLRQVQEMLGHASIRTTQIYTHVDHTRLKKIHQQFHPRG; encoded by the coding sequence ATGCGGCGCTGGATAGAAATGTTTCTCGATTATAGCCGCAGCGAATGCCACTTAGCCGTCAACACGGTAGCGGCTTATCGGCGCGACTTGGCGAAATTTGCTGTCTGGCTGGGCCAGCGGAAAGTGCAAGACCTCAACATCCGCGAACTGGCTGATTACCCGACCCATTTAAACAAGATGAGTTTGGCCCCGGCTAGCGTAGCGCGGCATTTGGTGGCGTTAAAAGTGTTTTTCCGCTATCTGCAACTCGAAGGCGTGCTACTGGATAATTTGGCCGAACTATTGGGAAGTCAAAAGTTGTGGCAACGAGTGCCTCAGGTTTTATCACCGGAAATGATCGACCAACTGCTGATGGCGCCCCGCGTGCACGATTTACTCTGGCGACGTGATCGGGCACTTCTGGAATTGCTCTATGCCACAGGCTGTCGAGCTTCAGAAGTTTCGAATCTGCGAACCGACGATGTCCATTTGTCGCAAGGATTTTGCCTCGCTCGCGGCAAGGGAGATAAAGAACGGTTGGTGCCGCTGGGACGCCGGGCAGTATTGGGAGTGCAAGAATATCTGACACATGAACGTCCGAGCCTTACTACAGGCGCGAGTATTCCGCCTCGTTGGTTACTGCTTTCCCGGCGGGGCAAACGGCTCCGCCGAGAGCGAATTTGGGAGCTGGTCAAGCGTTACGCCTTGCGTGTGGGAGCCCCAGATAGCATCGGCCCACATACGCTGCGGCACAGTTTTGCTACACATTTGCTAGCCGGCGGCGCAGACTTGCGACAAGTGCAAGAAATGTTGGGTCACGCCAGCATCCGGACCACGCAAATTTACACTCACGTCGATCACACAAGGCTGAAAAAGATCCATCAGCAATTTCATCCACGTGGATGA
- the mdh gene encoding malate dehydrogenase yields the protein MLRRAKITIIGAGNVGATTAHWCAAAELGDIVLLDIPQTEGMPAGKALDLMQASPIVGFDSNVIGTTNYADTKNSDVVVITAGIARKPGMNRDDLLATNAKIVGSVATEIKNNSPNCIVIVVSNPLDAMVQRAWQVTGFPPHRVLGQAGVLDTARYRTFLAMELGVSVEDISALLMGGHGDTMVPMPSCTSVGGIPVTQLIDAKRLDEIVQRTRTGGAEIVGLLKTGSAYYAPAAATAQMVEAIVRDKKRLIPCAAYCDKPYGVGGYFVGVPVILGAGGVEKIVELKLTPQELADFQKSVQAVKELTKVMEGLTG from the coding sequence ATGCTACGTCGTGCAAAAATTACGATCATTGGTGCCGGCAACGTTGGCGCTACTACGGCTCACTGGTGCGCCGCGGCCGAATTGGGCGACATTGTTCTGCTCGATATTCCGCAAACAGAAGGAATGCCAGCCGGTAAAGCGCTCGATTTGATGCAGGCGTCGCCAATTGTTGGGTTTGACTCCAACGTTATCGGCACCACGAATTATGCAGACACAAAAAACAGTGATGTCGTCGTCATCACTGCGGGAATTGCCCGCAAACCGGGCATGAACCGCGACGATTTGTTGGCCACCAATGCCAAGATTGTCGGTTCGGTGGCAACGGAAATAAAAAACAACAGCCCAAATTGCATTGTGATTGTCGTAAGCAACCCATTGGATGCAATGGTGCAACGGGCCTGGCAAGTTACTGGTTTTCCGCCGCACCGAGTTCTGGGGCAGGCAGGCGTGTTAGATACGGCGCGATACCGCACGTTTTTGGCCATGGAATTAGGTGTGAGTGTAGAAGACATTTCCGCGCTGCTGATGGGCGGCCACGGCGATACCATGGTTCCTATGCCGAGTTGCACGTCAGTGGGAGGAATTCCGGTAACTCAATTGATTGATGCCAAGCGATTGGACGAAATAGTCCAGCGCACACGCACTGGAGGTGCGGAAATCGTTGGACTGTTGAAAACCGGTAGTGCATACTACGCGCCAGCTGCAGCTACGGCTCAAATGGTGGAGGCGATTGTACGAGACAAGAAGAGGCTTATCCCGTGTGCTGCTTATTGTGATAAACCATACGGCGTTGGTGGATATTTTGTGGGCGTGCCCGTGATTTTGGGTGCAGGCGGAGTCGAGAAAATTGTCGAACTCAAACTTACGCCGCAAGAACTAGCCGATTTCCAAAAGAGTGTGCAAGCAGTCAAGGAATTGACGAAGGTAATGGAGGGACTAACCGGGTAG
- a CDS encoding hemolysin III family protein, whose translation MPTGTGEIANSITHGAGLLLSVTAAAVLMRAAAANEVWLWAAVLIYSTTMVAVYAASTASHVFSQPRLRYLFRILDQGCIYLFIAGTFTPIAAAYLNRGQWWILLSAIWIVAIAGFISKIFLNHRINNVSTAVPLLLGWMPLLGGWAMLQLVPIEVRWWMLAGGICYSVGVLFLIYDHRHRYMHAVWHLWVMAGTACHFWAILHFALRVD comes from the coding sequence ATGCCAACAGGTACTGGGGAAATAGCCAACTCAATTACCCATGGCGCAGGCTTACTGCTGAGCGTCACTGCGGCCGCTGTGTTAATGCGCGCGGCAGCTGCGAACGAAGTGTGGCTATGGGCAGCTGTGTTGATTTACTCCACCACGATGGTAGCCGTGTATGCCGCCTCGACGGCATCGCATGTGTTTTCGCAGCCTCGATTGCGATATTTATTTCGCATCCTCGATCAAGGCTGCATTTACTTGTTTATTGCGGGCACATTTACTCCAATTGCAGCAGCCTACCTGAATCGTGGTCAGTGGTGGATTTTGCTCTCTGCGATTTGGATTGTTGCAATAGCTGGCTTTATCAGCAAGATATTCTTAAACCACCGAATCAACAATGTTTCGACCGCGGTTCCCCTTTTGTTAGGTTGGATGCCGCTGCTGGGTGGTTGGGCGATGCTGCAGTTGGTGCCAATTGAAGTTCGCTGGTGGATGCTCGCCGGTGGAATCTGCTATTCCGTGGGAGTCTTGTTTCTAATCTACGATCACCGTCATCGATACATGCACGCTGTGTGGCATCTGTGGGTGATGGCCGGAACAGCTTGCCACTTTTGGGCGATTCTGCATTTCGCGCTGCGGGTGGATTGA
- a CDS encoding tetratricopeptide repeat protein, with protein sequence MNCCVSIARAQGDYYRVHLLSGQPAIGHLGEINKDKIVLQTSVSSKEYPVNEIKFVQLPGEPRDLLEARNAILEGHYEQAIDWLNKIPPPQLASDVVRQDVDYYRALASAHLAINGVGDVRAAGTALIDYLKANPDSYHFYEANEITGDLLMALGRYDQAPSYYNELAKAPWPDYKLRAAVALGRVLQAQGKYNEAIQQFDAALNTDAKGKAVEMQLLAARVGKAKSLEELDRTKEAVDLLTAAIEQAPAEDNLVYATAYNALGNAYLKLKQPQEALYAYLHVDLLYNQLPEQHAEALYHLKGLWTQLNKPERAKEAAETLTSRYASSPWNK encoded by the coding sequence ATGAATTGTTGCGTATCCATCGCACGAGCTCAAGGAGACTACTATCGCGTGCATTTGCTTAGTGGCCAACCAGCCATCGGCCATTTGGGCGAAATCAACAAAGATAAAATCGTGTTGCAAACGTCTGTCAGTTCTAAAGAATACCCGGTCAACGAAATCAAATTCGTGCAACTGCCTGGCGAACCGCGCGATTTGCTAGAAGCCCGCAACGCCATTCTCGAAGGTCACTACGAGCAGGCGATCGACTGGCTGAATAAAATTCCGCCGCCGCAATTGGCAAGCGATGTAGTTAGGCAAGATGTCGATTACTATCGGGCACTGGCATCTGCCCACCTTGCTATTAACGGCGTAGGCGATGTTCGTGCAGCCGGTACTGCATTGATCGACTACTTGAAGGCCAATCCCGACAGCTATCATTTTTACGAAGCGAACGAAATTACCGGTGATTTGCTCATGGCACTGGGTCGATATGATCAAGCACCTTCTTACTACAACGAATTAGCCAAAGCGCCTTGGCCCGATTACAAGCTCCGGGCGGCGGTGGCGCTAGGACGGGTTTTGCAAGCGCAGGGCAAATACAATGAGGCAATTCAACAATTCGATGCCGCACTTAATACTGACGCCAAGGGAAAAGCTGTAGAGATGCAATTATTGGCCGCACGGGTTGGCAAGGCCAAAAGCTTGGAAGAACTCGACCGCACGAAAGAAGCCGTCGATTTGCTTACCGCAGCCATTGAACAGGCTCCAGCGGAAGACAATCTAGTATATGCCACCGCATACAATGCTTTGGGGAACGCATATCTGAAATTGAAGCAACCGCAAGAAGCGCTCTATGCCTACTTGCACGTCGACTTATTGTACAATCAGTTGCCGGAGCAGCATGCCGAGGCTTTGTACCACCTAAAAGGTCTTTGGACGCAATTGAACAAGCCTGAACGCGCGAAGGAAGCTGCCGAAACGCTAACGTCTCGCTACGCTTCCAGTCCGTGGAACAAATAA
- a CDS encoding HD domain-containing protein: MSARLFPIGTLAELVPGEEGDFFALLSAKEQLTTREGKPYFKITFRDAGREVSFPIWNDSAWAIDCRDSWNVGVFFKIRATYKETNFGPQLEIKKIRAVIEADAAEGFNPLMLQRKSRFDAEEMFNDLLGLAKDKIDDKKLRSLVVDLLKNNQDALLTLPAARKNHHAYIGGWLEHTLSVARTVAYLAEKYDEYYSDMQPRLDKNVAIAGAILHDIGKLREYESQPQGAVYTAEGALIGHMLQGRDIVRTAIADRGLSEETMLRLEHVIISHQGRPEWGAPKIPLTPEAMIVHYADDLDAKYAMLYSALRDDKNPGPMTSKKNQLYQQIFRGLE, encoded by the coding sequence ATGTCCGCACGCTTGTTTCCCATTGGAACTCTGGCCGAACTGGTCCCTGGCGAAGAAGGGGATTTTTTTGCCCTGCTTTCTGCCAAAGAACAACTAACCACTCGAGAAGGTAAGCCGTATTTCAAGATCACCTTTCGTGATGCCGGCCGCGAGGTCAGCTTTCCTATTTGGAACGATTCGGCGTGGGCGATTGATTGTCGGGACTCGTGGAATGTGGGTGTATTTTTCAAGATTCGGGCCACCTACAAAGAGACCAATTTCGGGCCTCAGTTGGAAATTAAGAAAATCCGCGCCGTGATTGAAGCTGACGCCGCGGAAGGATTCAACCCGCTAATGTTGCAGCGCAAATCGCGCTTTGATGCCGAGGAAATGTTCAATGACTTGCTCGGCTTGGCGAAAGATAAAATTGACGACAAAAAACTGCGGTCACTGGTAGTTGATCTGCTGAAAAATAATCAAGACGCGCTGCTCACATTGCCGGCTGCGCGGAAAAATCATCACGCCTATATTGGCGGTTGGTTGGAACATACGCTCAGCGTCGCGCGCACCGTGGCTTATTTGGCGGAGAAGTATGACGAATACTATTCTGACATGCAGCCCCGGCTGGATAAGAACGTAGCGATCGCTGGGGCAATCCTGCACGACATCGGCAAGCTCCGGGAATACGAATCGCAACCGCAGGGCGCGGTTTACACGGCGGAAGGCGCTTTGATCGGTCACATGTTGCAAGGTCGTGACATCGTTCGTACCGCCATAGCAGATCGAGGTTTATCGGAGGAAACGATGCTGCGATTGGAACATGTAATTATCTCCCATCAAGGTCGGCCCGAATGGGGCGCCCCAAAAATTCCTCTGACTCCTGAGGCCATGATTGTGCACTATGCCGATGATCTTGATGCCAAATACGCGATGCTGTACAGCGCGCTTCGAGACGACAAAAATCCAGGCCCCATGACTTCAAAGAAGAACCAATTGTATCAGCAAATCTTTCGTGGATTGGAATAG
- a CDS encoding MATE family efflux transporter yields MPHSKKSLTEGPIWIALVRLSVPIILSNILQSAYQLTDTFWVGRLKTGAAAVAAVSLSFPINFLCISLAGGLPIAGTVLIAQFRGKQDERAVSHVAAQTLLLCFAVSVVLAVGGFVLSPSLIRFMGAAPDVLPDAVRFLQVTFLGFVFVFAFFAYQALMRGVGIVYPPMFIVLLTVLLNFILDPFFIFGFGPMPAMGVAGAAMATLCTQALATAIGMALLIRKRSAVHLHWADFRPDWRLMGTLLKIGAPSSVEQSTQALGMTLMMLLVSTFGTDPIAAYGVGSRVLSIVLIPAMGLSLATSTLVGQNIGAGRIDRAEHTNAISCLLSSGALLAAGVFFYFSGRWCSMELMPQAGAAIDESAELIRIVAICFPFLGLQQVLTGTLRGAGDTVAPMLLAIISLWVLRFPLAYVLSKHTQLAANGIWWAVSISIIASAILAGIWFLRGDWKRKRLLDDVRLEQSAESQMAMEEGLPF; encoded by the coding sequence ATGCCTCACTCTAAAAAGTCGCTCACGGAAGGTCCAATTTGGATTGCATTGGTGCGATTGTCGGTGCCGATTATTTTGTCCAATATTTTACAGTCGGCCTATCAACTGACTGATACGTTTTGGGTGGGCCGCTTGAAGACAGGTGCGGCGGCGGTGGCCGCAGTATCGCTTTCGTTCCCCATTAACTTTTTGTGTATTTCGCTGGCGGGTGGATTACCGATTGCCGGCACCGTTTTAATTGCACAATTTCGGGGAAAGCAGGACGAACGGGCAGTCAGTCACGTGGCTGCCCAAACGCTGCTGTTGTGCTTTGCCGTATCCGTTGTATTAGCCGTGGGCGGATTCGTGCTTTCGCCATCGCTCATTCGCTTCATGGGCGCTGCCCCGGATGTACTGCCCGATGCCGTGCGATTTTTACAAGTCACTTTTTTGGGCTTTGTATTTGTGTTCGCATTCTTTGCATACCAAGCACTCATGCGCGGCGTGGGGATTGTTTACCCGCCAATGTTTATTGTCCTACTCACCGTGCTCTTAAACTTCATTTTGGATCCGTTTTTTATCTTCGGCTTTGGCCCGATGCCCGCGATGGGAGTAGCGGGCGCGGCGATGGCCACGTTATGTACACAAGCTTTGGCCACCGCCATCGGAATGGCGTTGCTGATTCGCAAACGCAGCGCTGTGCATTTACATTGGGCCGATTTTCGCCCCGATTGGCGGTTGATGGGCACACTGTTAAAAATTGGCGCCCCGTCATCGGTCGAACAATCAACGCAGGCCTTGGGCATGACGCTTATGATGCTGCTGGTTTCAACATTTGGAACCGATCCCATTGCGGCCTATGGCGTCGGCAGCCGGGTATTGAGCATTGTACTTATTCCCGCCATGGGGCTGTCGTTGGCTACTTCCACGCTGGTGGGCCAAAACATCGGAGCGGGAAGGATCGATCGCGCCGAGCACACCAATGCCATTAGCTGCCTCCTGAGCTCGGGCGCACTGTTGGCCGCGGGCGTATTCTTCTATTTTTCCGGGCGTTGGTGTTCGATGGAACTGATGCCGCAGGCGGGAGCAGCCATTGACGAAAGCGCTGAACTGATTCGCATTGTTGCGATTTGTTTTCCCTTTTTGGGATTGCAACAGGTGCTGACCGGCACATTGCGCGGTGCGGGCGACACCGTCGCGCCAATGTTATTGGCGATTATCTCGCTCTGGGTACTGCGCTTTCCACTGGCTTACGTCCTTTCCAAGCATACCCAGTTGGCAGCCAATGGAATTTGGTGGGCGGTCTCAATTTCAATCATCGCCTCCGCAATTCTAGCTGGCATTTGGTTTCTGCGCGGCGACTGGAAGCGCAAACGACTATTGGATGACGTGCGCTTGGAACAAAGCGCCGAAAGCCAAATGGCGATGGAAGAAGGCTTGCCGTTTTAG